One Lysinibacillus fusiformis genomic window carries:
- a CDS encoding ArsR/SmtB family transcription factor, producing MISLIAKYSYYGGIYVEEGLQQFKADFFKALAHPLRIRILELLVDGQKSVNEIQSCLEKEGSAVSQQLSVLRTKNIVFGMKEGKKVYYSLSDPMIIELLDVAKKIFNNHLVNTISRLEEMTVSENNDEII from the coding sequence ATGATAAGCCTAATCGCAAAGTACAGTTATTATGGGGGGATTTACGTGGAAGAAGGCTTACAACAATTTAAAGCTGATTTCTTTAAAGCTTTAGCACATCCATTACGCATAAGAATTCTTGAATTATTAGTTGATGGACAGAAAAGTGTAAATGAGATTCAAAGCTGTTTGGAGAAAGAAGGCTCAGCCGTTTCCCAACAGCTGAGTGTATTACGGACGAAGAATATTGTATTTGGGATGAAAGAGGGAAAAAAAGTTTACTATTCTTTGAGCGATCCTATGATTATAGAATTGCTAGACGTTGCAAAGAAAATTTTTAACAATCATTTAGTCAATACGATTTCAAGATTAGAGGAAATGACCGTCAGTGAAAATAACGATGAGATTATATAA
- a CDS encoding gamma carbonic anhydrase → MIYPFKDKSPTIDPSVFIADYATVTGDVTIGAETTIWFNTVIRGDVSPTIIGKRVSIQDLCCLHQSPKYPLIIEDEVTVGHQVTLHSCTIRKNALIGMGSIILDGAEIGEGAFIGAGSLVPPGKVIPPNSLALGRPAKVVRELNAEDKEDMERIVREYAEKGQYYKSLQK, encoded by the coding sequence ATGATCTATCCTTTTAAAGATAAATCACCAACAATCGATCCATCTGTTTTTATTGCCGACTATGCGACCGTTACCGGCGACGTTACGATAGGTGCTGAAACGACAATTTGGTTTAATACTGTTATTCGAGGCGATGTATCTCCTACGATTATTGGTAAACGCGTAAGTATACAAGACCTTTGTTGCTTACATCAAAGTCCAAAATACCCGTTAATTATCGAAGATGAAGTAACAGTTGGCCACCAAGTCACTTTACATAGCTGTACGATTCGAAAAAACGCCTTGATAGGGATGGGCTCAATTATTTTAGATGGGGCAGAGATCGGAGAGGGTGCATTTATTGGTGCTGGCAGTCTTGTACCTCCAGGCAAAGTCATTCCTCCTAATAGCTTAGCATTAGGACGTCCAGCAAAAGTTGTACGTGAATTAAATGCTGAAGACAAAGAAGATATGGAACGTATCGTTCGCGAATACGCAGAAAAAGGGCAGTATTACAAATCCTTGCAAAAATGA
- a CDS encoding TIGR01212 family radical SAM protein (This family includes YhcC from E. coli K-12, an uncharacterized radical SAM protein.) — protein sequence MTETNFPFPSEGKRYYTWNRYLRDHFGHKVFKVALDAGFDCPNRDGTVAFGGCTFCSAAGSGDFAGNKVDPIDVQFAVIRDKMHQKWKDGKYMAYFQAYTNTHAPLPVLKEKFEAALAQEGVVGLSIATRPDCLPDDVVEYLAELNERTYLWIELGLQTVHEKTANLINRAHDYAKYVEGVEKLRKHGIRVCSHVINGLPLEDYDMMMETVREVAKLDVQGIKIHLLHLLKGTPMVKQYEKGMLEFLDKDVYTKLVADQLEILPPNMVIHRITGDGPIDLMIGPMWSVNKWEVLNGIDAELERRGSWQGKFFKTEVVK from the coding sequence ATGACAGAAACAAACTTTCCTTTTCCTTCAGAGGGGAAAAGATACTATACATGGAATCGCTATTTACGCGATCACTTTGGCCATAAAGTATTTAAGGTAGCACTTGATGCAGGTTTTGACTGCCCAAACCGTGACGGTACAGTCGCTTTTGGTGGTTGTACATTTTGTAGTGCTGCAGGTTCTGGTGACTTTGCTGGAAACAAGGTTGATCCAATCGATGTGCAATTCGCTGTAATTCGTGACAAAATGCATCAGAAATGGAAGGATGGCAAATACATGGCTTACTTCCAAGCTTACACAAATACCCATGCACCTCTACCTGTATTGAAAGAGAAATTTGAAGCAGCATTAGCACAAGAAGGAGTCGTTGGGCTATCGATTGCGACTCGTCCAGACTGCTTACCAGATGATGTTGTCGAATATTTAGCAGAGCTAAACGAACGTACGTATTTATGGATTGAACTTGGACTTCAAACCGTACATGAAAAAACAGCAAATCTTATAAATCGCGCCCATGATTATGCTAAATATGTTGAGGGCGTAGAAAAGCTTCGTAAACATGGTATACGTGTCTGCTCTCATGTTATTAACGGCCTTCCCCTTGAAGACTATGACATGATGATGGAGACCGTTCGTGAAGTTGCAAAGCTTGATGTTCAAGGCATTAAAATTCATTTACTTCATTTATTAAAAGGTACGCCGATGGTGAAGCAATATGAAAAGGGAATGCTAGAATTTTTAGATAAGGATGTTTATACAAAACTAGTAGCAGATCAATTAGAAATCTTGCCACCAAACATGGTCATCCATCGTATAACAGGTGATGGACCGATTGATTTAATGATTGGACCTATGTGGAGTGTGAATAAATGGGAAGTATTAAATGGCATTGATGCAGAATTAGAACGACGAGGAAGCTGGCAAGGAAAATTTTTCAAGACTGAGGTCGTAAAATGA
- a CDS encoding SulP family inorganic anion transporter, translated as MKSLFTGRLEGYSVGLFKKDLLSGIIVGIVAIPLAMSFAIASGVKPEYGIYTACIAGILISVFGGSKYQIGGPTGAFVPILLGIVLTYGYENLLIAGLMAGIILCLMGIFKLGSLIKFIPRPVTIGFTAGIAVLIFTGQIANFFGLTGIERHEYFIANIKELVMHLGTTNLYSILIAIICLVIILVTPRILPKVPGALAGIVVSTLIATFFFSGQVATIATAYGQIPNTLPNFAIPEITFERIQLLIGPAFVIAMLGGIESLLSAVVADGMTSSKHNSNRELVGQGIANIVTPLFGGIPATGAIARTATNIKTGAASPVSGIIHGIFVLVTLLLLAPYASHIPLASMAPVLMVVAWNMSEQKHFVHIVKLKSGDSLVLIITFLLTVFTSLTLAVEVGLVLAVVLFAKRMSEMLVVSKVLPDHSSSSGKVQPNVVNEKHDCPQISIYTIEGPLFFGAAQTFEQTILNSIHYHPKVIIFRMSKVPFMDSTGESYFSNIVDNFTNRGGTVLVTGVQEELKVALQRNGLYEKIGEENFYHHTGEAIDNGLSYLDENKCIGCKHFAFRECTEKCLARI; from the coding sequence ATGAAGTCACTGTTTACAGGGCGGCTTGAAGGGTATTCTGTGGGGCTTTTTAAAAAAGATTTACTGTCAGGTATTATTGTTGGTATTGTTGCTATCCCACTGGCAATGTCTTTTGCTATAGCTTCAGGTGTAAAACCCGAGTATGGAATTTATACAGCATGTATTGCTGGAATACTGATATCGGTATTTGGCGGTTCAAAATATCAAATAGGTGGACCTACAGGCGCTTTTGTACCTATTCTTTTAGGGATTGTTCTCACCTATGGCTATGAAAATCTTTTAATCGCAGGGTTAATGGCCGGCATAATATTATGTTTAATGGGGATTTTTAAGTTAGGCTCGCTCATAAAATTTATCCCCCGGCCTGTCACAATAGGGTTCACTGCTGGTATTGCAGTGTTAATATTTACTGGTCAAATTGCTAATTTTTTTGGATTAACGGGTATTGAACGGCACGAGTATTTTATTGCAAACATAAAAGAACTTGTCATGCATTTGGGCACTACGAATTTATATAGTATTTTAATAGCTATTATTTGTCTTGTGATAATTCTTGTAACACCAAGAATTTTACCAAAGGTACCAGGAGCCTTGGCTGGAATTGTTGTTTCTACACTTATCGCAACGTTTTTTTTCTCAGGACAAGTTGCCACAATTGCCACAGCCTATGGTCAAATTCCTAATACCTTACCGAATTTTGCGATTCCTGAAATTACGTTTGAGCGTATTCAATTATTAATAGGACCTGCTTTTGTCATTGCCATGCTCGGGGGCATTGAATCACTATTATCAGCTGTAGTAGCGGATGGTATGACAAGTAGTAAGCATAATAGCAATAGAGAACTTGTTGGGCAGGGAATTGCTAATATTGTGACACCTTTGTTTGGAGGGATCCCTGCAACTGGAGCCATTGCACGTACAGCGACCAATATTAAAACGGGTGCAGCATCACCGGTGTCGGGTATTATTCACGGTATATTTGTATTAGTGACGCTATTGTTATTAGCCCCTTATGCTTCTCATATTCCGTTGGCAAGTATGGCGCCAGTTTTAATGGTTGTTGCTTGGAATATGAGTGAACAAAAGCATTTTGTGCATATTGTCAAATTGAAATCAGGAGATTCACTCGTCCTTATTATTACATTTTTACTCACTGTTTTTACGAGTTTAACATTAGCTGTTGAAGTAGGTCTTGTTTTAGCGGTAGTTTTGTTTGCCAAACGTATGAGTGAAATGCTAGTTGTATCGAAGGTGTTACCAGATCATTCGAGTTCGAGCGGCAAGGTGCAACCAAATGTTGTCAACGAAAAACATGATTGTCCGCAAATTAGTATTTACACAATTGAAGGTCCATTATTTTTTGGAGCAGCTCAAACTTTTGAGCAAACGATTTTAAATTCCATTCATTATCATCCAAAAGTTATAATTTTTCGAATGAGTAAGGTACCCTTCATGGATTCTACAGGTGAATCCTATTTTAGCAATATAGTGGATAATTTCACAAATCGAGGGGGCACGGTTTTAGTCACAGGTGTGCAAGAAGAATTGAAAGTGGCACTTCAGCGGAATGGTTTATATGAAAAAATTGGTGAAGAAAATTTCTATCATCATACAGGGGAAGCCATCGACAATGGCCTAAGTTACTTGGATGAAAATAAATGTATAGGGTGCAAGCACTTTGCTTTTCGTGAATGTACTGAAAAGTGCCTGGCACGCATATAA
- a CDS encoding MDR family MFS transporter: MPKSVWFLIIGMLVNTTGNSFLWPLNAIYMHDYLGKSLAMAGFVLMLNSAAGVLGNLLGGYLFDRIGGYKSIMLGILLTIVSLIGLTIWHGWPHYVWFLTILGFSGGIVFPGMFALAGAAWPEGGRKAFNSIYLAQNLGVAVGPALAGIVADYKFDYVFMVNLGMYILFFFIALLTFKGLDARSIAPKNVVSESKRITNKAPFYALLILSSSSVLCWLAYSQWSATISSYTQDLGLGLKQYSLLWTINGLLIVVAQPLIAPLVKRWEDKLKTQLVFGVILIAISFGIIAFASDFKMFAAAMVVLTFGEMFYTPALPTIANWLAPKGRQGFYQGIINSAATGGRMIGPLFGGIMVDQFGMIALVSILVVIVLMAIIPCLMYDRPLKRDNTILAD; the protein is encoded by the coding sequence ATGCCAAAAAGTGTTTGGTTTCTAATTATCGGTATGCTTGTGAACACAACGGGTAACTCTTTTTTATGGCCTTTAAATGCCATATATATGCATGACTATTTAGGGAAGTCTCTTGCAATGGCTGGCTTTGTTTTGATGCTGAATTCAGCTGCCGGTGTGTTAGGCAATCTACTAGGCGGTTACTTATTTGATAGAATAGGTGGCTATAAGTCAATTATGCTGGGGATTCTATTGACGATTGTTTCGTTAATCGGTCTAACGATTTGGCATGGATGGCCACATTATGTGTGGTTCTTAACGATTCTGGGTTTTAGCGGGGGCATTGTCTTTCCCGGAATGTTCGCATTAGCTGGTGCTGCTTGGCCAGAAGGAGGTCGGAAAGCGTTTAATTCGATCTACTTAGCACAAAATTTAGGTGTGGCAGTTGGTCCTGCCCTTGCAGGTATTGTCGCTGATTATAAGTTTGACTACGTATTTATGGTGAATTTAGGGATGTATATACTGTTTTTCTTCATCGCATTGCTGACGTTTAAAGGGTTAGATGCGAGAAGTATTGCACCAAAAAATGTAGTGAGTGAAAGTAAGCGCATCACTAATAAAGCGCCATTCTATGCATTATTAATACTTAGTTCATCATCTGTGTTATGTTGGCTAGCCTACTCACAGTGGAGTGCAACTATTTCTTCTTATACCCAAGATCTAGGGCTGGGCTTAAAACAATATAGTTTACTTTGGACAATTAATGGCTTACTTATTGTTGTTGCGCAACCATTAATCGCACCATTGGTGAAGCGATGGGAAGATAAATTAAAAACGCAACTAGTATTTGGTGTTATCCTTATTGCGATTTCTTTTGGCATTATTGCATTTGCGAGTGACTTTAAAATGTTTGCTGCTGCGATGGTTGTATTAACATTTGGCGAAATGTTTTATACGCCGGCCTTACCGACTATTGCCAACTGGCTTGCACCAAAAGGGCGTCAAGGCTTTTATCAGGGAATTATTAATAGTGCAGCAACTGGCGGTCGTATGATTGGGCCATTATTCGGTGGCATTATGGTGGATCAATTCGGTATGATTGCACTCGTATCAATATTAGTCGTTATCGTATTAATGGCGATTATTCCATGCCTAATGTATGATCGTCCGTTAAAAAGAGATAATACGATATTGGCAGATTGA
- a CDS encoding alpha/beta hydrolase — protein sequence MWKWEADGNAKAVIAIIHGAYENHRWYAWLIEKLRMEGFHVVMGDLPNHGANATLARVHDEDFKEYNKYTRHLIENAFSYDLPVFLIGHGLGATLVLHTMHKRKYECAGIVLTSPWLNLKLLPGKMSNALTSLSALTANVKITHDITFEKLTRNVEGRNEMKDDFPFKSVVSVKWYRELQQMMRNLVIMSKAEFPNMPMLVMTGEKDGITETRQTRIWLHQQEFTEFQFKEWAKCYHNLFHEVEREEIFVYIRDFINNALRRIGYIIE from the coding sequence ATGTGGAAATGGGAAGCTGATGGAAACGCTAAAGCTGTGATTGCTATTATTCATGGTGCTTATGAAAATCACCGCTGGTATGCATGGCTTATAGAAAAACTTAGAATGGAAGGCTTCCACGTAGTCATGGGAGATTTACCGAATCATGGCGCAAACGCAACACTGGCGCGTGTCCATGATGAAGACTTTAAAGAATATAATAAATATACAAGGCATCTAATTGAAAATGCCTTTTCATATGATTTACCTGTTTTTTTAATAGGACATGGCCTCGGTGCAACATTAGTATTACATACAATGCACAAAAGAAAATATGAGTGTGCAGGGATTGTTTTAACCTCACCTTGGCTGAACTTGAAGTTACTTCCAGGGAAAATGTCTAATGCTTTAACAAGCCTAAGTGCCTTAACGGCAAATGTCAAAATAACACATGATATTACATTTGAAAAATTGACGCGCAATGTGGAAGGTAGGAATGAAATGAAAGATGATTTTCCCTTCAAGTCAGTAGTCTCGGTAAAATGGTATCGTGAACTACAACAAATGATGCGCAATTTAGTCATCATGTCTAAGGCAGAGTTTCCGAATATGCCAATGCTTGTTATGACAGGAGAAAAGGATGGCATTACTGAAACGAGACAGACACGTATTTGGCTACATCAACAGGAATTTACTGAATTTCAATTTAAAGAATGGGCGAAGTGCTATCATAATCTATTTCATGAGGTAGAGCGTGAAGAGATATTTGTTTATATACGTGATTTTATCAATAATGCTCTTCGTCGAATTGGATATATAATTGAATAG
- the pckA gene encoding phosphoenolpyruvate carboxykinase (ATP): MNSVEIANELKELLSGGNINVQLSVPQLVEKATSRGEAMLTVDGAVRAETGKYTGRSPKDKYMVEEADTKDKIDWGKVNQPISSEVFDNLYVKVVKYLKERDELFVFKGFAGADKDSQLSIQVINEYAWHNLFAHQLFIRPTKEELTSHVADFTVISAPNFKADPAVDGTSSETFIIVSLEKKIILIGGTEYAGEMKKSIFGIMNYLLPEQDILSMHCSANVGEAGDVALFFGLSGTGKTTLSADADRKLIGDDEHGWSDNGVFNIEGGCYAKTINLSAENEPEIYNAIRFGSVLENVAVDPETRVCNYDDGSLTENTRVAYPIQYIENIVDPSVAGHPKTIVFLTADAFGVLPPISKLTKEQAMYHFLSGFTSKLAGTERGVTEPEPVFSTCFGSPFLPLPATVYAEMLGQKIDEHGAQVFLVNTGWTGGEYGTGSRMKLSYTRTMVRAAIDGKLNNIETIQDAVFGLHIPTTVEGVPTKVLNPRDAWADKAAYDKKATELAGLFNNNFKKFSNVSEAITKLGGPLK; encoded by the coding sequence ATGAATTCAGTAGAAATTGCAAACGAACTGAAGGAATTATTAAGCGGCGGGAACATTAACGTTCAACTTTCAGTACCACAATTAGTTGAAAAAGCTACATCTCGTGGTGAAGCAATGTTAACAGTTGATGGCGCAGTGCGTGCAGAAACTGGTAAATACACTGGTCGTTCACCTAAAGATAAATATATGGTAGAAGAAGCAGATACAAAAGATAAAATTGACTGGGGAAAAGTAAACCAACCAATTTCGTCTGAAGTATTTGACAACTTATATGTAAAAGTTGTGAAGTATTTAAAAGAACGTGACGAATTATTTGTATTCAAAGGATTTGCTGGTGCTGACAAAGACTCACAACTAAGCATCCAAGTAATTAATGAATACGCTTGGCACAACCTTTTCGCTCATCAATTATTTATCCGTCCAACAAAAGAAGAATTAACTTCTCATGTTGCGGACTTCACAGTTATTTCAGCGCCAAACTTCAAAGCAGATCCTGCAGTTGATGGCACATCTTCTGAAACTTTCATCATCGTGTCTCTTGAAAAGAAAATCATCCTTATCGGTGGTACTGAGTATGCAGGTGAAATGAAAAAATCTATTTTTGGTATTATGAACTACTTATTACCTGAACAAGATATCCTGTCAATGCACTGTTCTGCAAACGTTGGTGAAGCTGGCGATGTAGCATTATTCTTCGGCCTATCTGGCACTGGGAAAACAACATTATCAGCTGACGCTGACCGCAAATTAATCGGTGACGATGAACATGGTTGGTCTGATAATGGTGTATTCAACATCGAGGGCGGTTGCTATGCGAAAACAATCAACCTTTCTGCTGAAAACGAACCAGAAATCTACAATGCAATTCGCTTTGGCTCTGTATTAGAAAACGTTGCAGTTGACCCTGAAACTCGCGTATGTAACTATGATGACGGTTCTTTAACTGAAAATACACGTGTTGCTTATCCAATCCAATACATCGAAAATATTGTTGATCCATCTGTTGCAGGTCACCCAAAAACAATCGTCTTCTTAACGGCTGATGCATTTGGTGTATTACCTCCAATCAGTAAATTAACAAAAGAACAAGCAATGTATCACTTCCTAAGCGGTTTCACTTCAAAACTTGCTGGTACAGAACGTGGTGTAACAGAGCCAGAACCAGTATTCTCTACATGCTTCGGTTCTCCGTTCCTTCCACTTCCAGCAACTGTGTATGCTGAAATGCTAGGTCAAAAGATCGATGAGCACGGTGCACAAGTATTTTTAGTGAACACTGGTTGGACTGGTGGCGAATATGGTACTGGTAGCCGTATGAAGCTTTCTTATACGCGTACAATGGTACGTGCTGCAATCGATGGAAAATTAAACAACATTGAAACTATTCAAGATGCTGTATTCGGCTTACACATTCCAACAACTGTTGAAGGTGTACCAACAAAAGTGCTTAACCCACGCGATGCATGGGCTGACAAAGCGGCTTATGATAAAAAAGCAACAGAACTTGCTGGTCTATTCAACAACAACTTTAAGAAATTTTCAAACGTATCTGAAGCCATCACAAAACTTGGTGGTCCATTAAAATAA
- a CDS encoding alanine/glycine:cation symporter family protein: MEAIVGKLNDILWGPWFIYGILLIGLFFSIITRFLQVRHIKDMFVLMFKGEKSDKGISSFQAMSIALSGRVGTGNIAGTATAIGMGGPGAVFWMWAIAFIGAATAYVESTLAQIYKEEKETEYRGGPAYYIEKGMGQKWFAIIFAIAALIAMLILMPGVQSNAIAGAVENAFGIETWITGLIIVVLLGAIIIGGIKSIANAAQVIVPFMALAYIIMAIIIIVMNISEVPSVFALIFSSAFGAQEVFGGIIGSAIAWGVKRGIYSNEAGQGTGAHPAAAAEVSHPAKQGIVQAASVYIDTLLICSATAFMILFTGMYNVQDEKAAEGTDPYIHIGEFNQNGLTGEEQMTFAKSIKEGAAYTQYAVESSLPGFGAPFVAIALFFFAFTTIMAYYYIAETNVAYLFKGQSEKIFIWLAKIAILIAAFYGTVRTSDLAWAMGDVGLGLMVWVNVIAILIIMKPAIVALKDYEKQKKEGKDPVFDPRKLGIKGADFWIDYNEKRKNK; encoded by the coding sequence ATGGAAGCTATTGTTGGAAAACTCAATGATATTCTATGGGGGCCATGGTTTATTTATGGTATTTTATTAATCGGACTATTTTTCTCAATTATTACGCGGTTCCTGCAAGTTCGACACATTAAAGATATGTTTGTCTTAATGTTTAAAGGAGAAAAGTCTGATAAAGGGATATCATCTTTCCAAGCAATGTCAATTGCATTATCAGGTCGTGTAGGTACAGGTAATATTGCTGGTACTGCTACAGCAATCGGGATGGGAGGACCTGGAGCAGTATTTTGGATGTGGGCAATTGCTTTCATCGGTGCTGCCACTGCATATGTTGAGTCGACATTGGCTCAGATATATAAAGAAGAGAAAGAAACTGAATATCGTGGAGGACCAGCCTATTATATTGAAAAAGGAATGGGCCAAAAATGGTTTGCCATTATTTTTGCGATTGCTGCGTTAATCGCAATGTTAATATTAATGCCAGGTGTGCAATCAAATGCGATTGCTGGTGCTGTTGAAAACGCATTTGGCATCGAAACGTGGATTACTGGACTTATTATTGTTGTATTATTAGGTGCAATTATTATCGGAGGGATTAAATCGATTGCAAATGCTGCGCAAGTAATTGTACCATTTATGGCGTTAGCTTATATTATTATGGCAATTATTATTATTGTTATGAATATTTCAGAAGTACCTTCTGTATTTGCATTAATTTTTTCAAGTGCTTTTGGTGCTCAGGAAGTCTTTGGAGGTATTATTGGCTCTGCTATTGCTTGGGGCGTTAAGCGTGGTATTTATTCAAATGAAGCTGGTCAGGGAACTGGTGCACATCCAGCCGCTGCAGCAGAAGTTTCACACCCTGCTAAACAAGGTATTGTGCAAGCAGCTTCTGTGTACATTGATACATTACTCATTTGTTCAGCTACTGCATTTATGATTTTATTTACTGGTATGTATAATGTGCAAGATGAAAAGGCGGCTGAAGGTACTGATCCGTATATTCATATTGGTGAATTCAATCAAAATGGTCTAACTGGGGAAGAACAAATGACGTTTGCGAAAAGTATTAAAGAAGGTGCTGCATATACACAATATGCGGTTGAATCCTCACTACCAGGTTTTGGAGCACCGTTCGTAGCGATAGCTTTATTCTTCTTTGCATTTACTACAATTATGGCCTATTACTATATTGCGGAAACAAATGTGGCCTATTTATTCAAGGGACAATCGGAGAAGATTTTTATCTGGCTAGCCAAAATTGCAATTTTAATAGCAGCTTTCTATGGTACTGTTCGTACATCCGATCTTGCATGGGCTATGGGGGATGTCGGTTTAGGTTTAATGGTGTGGGTTAACGTTATTGCCATCTTAATCATTATGAAACCTGCTATTGTCGCATTAAAAGATTACGAGAAACAGAAAAAAGAAGGGAAAGACCCTGTCTTCGATCCTCGTAAACTGGGCATAAAAGGTGCAGATTTCTGGATAGACTACAACGAAAAACGTAAAAATAAATAG
- a CDS encoding tRNA (mnm(5)s(2)U34)-methyltransferase: MKLQRVLQYAQQLLTDAIEVGDTVVDATAGNGHDTLFLAQLVGDDGQVFAFDVQKSAVDATLYRLLDNALEHRALVLHTGHEHVAKHVQKPVTAAIFNLGYLPGSDHDIITKPNTTILAITDLLQLLKIGGIIVLVIYHGHPGGKEERDAVIEYVSHLPQKYVHVLKYEFLNQQNDPPFIIALEKMKELPTDIKTRL, translated from the coding sequence ATGAAGCTACAACGTGTTTTACAATATGCCCAGCAGCTATTAACGGATGCTATTGAAGTTGGCGATACAGTGGTGGACGCCACTGCAGGAAACGGTCATGATACTTTATTTTTAGCGCAGCTCGTTGGTGATGATGGACAAGTATTTGCCTTTGATGTGCAAAAAAGTGCTGTCGATGCAACACTCTATCGACTTCTAGATAACGCGCTAGAACATCGTGCACTCGTATTACATACTGGGCACGAACATGTGGCAAAACATGTGCAAAAGCCAGTAACCGCAGCTATTTTTAATCTTGGCTATTTACCTGGTAGTGATCACGACATCATTACAAAACCCAATACAACTATCTTAGCGATTACGGATTTACTTCAATTACTAAAAATAGGCGGTATTATTGTACTTGTCATTTACCATGGTCATCCTGGTGGCAAGGAAGAACGTGATGCTGTAATTGAGTACGTCAGTCATCTACCACAAAAATATGTACATGTGTTAAAATACGAATTTCTAAACCAACAAAATGATCCACCATTTATCATTGCATTAGAAAAAATGAAAGAGCTACCTACTGATATAAAAACGAGACTATGA
- the metK gene encoding methionine adenosyltransferase: MTNRRLFTSESVTEGHPDKICDQISDAILDAILAEDPNARVACETTVTTGLVLVAGEITTSTYVDIKGIVRDTVAEIGYTRGKYGFDAENLAVLVAIGEQSPDIALGVDQALEAREGSMTDADIEAIGAGDQGLMFGYACNETPELMPLPISLAHKLSRRLTEVRKSGELAYLRPDGKTQVTIEYDENNVPVRVDTIVISTQHDEEATLEQIQADLKESVIAPVVPSELLDANTKYFINPTGRFVIGGPKGDAGLTGRKIIVDTYGGYARHGGGAFSGKDATKVDRSAAYAARYVAKNIVAAGLAERVEVQLAYAIGVAQPVSIAVDTFGTGKVKESDIVEWVRELFDLRPAGIIKMLDLRRPIYKQTAAYGHFGRTDLNVPWENTDKADALKEKASL, from the coding sequence ATGACAAACCGTCGACTGTTTACATCAGAGAGTGTAACAGAAGGACATCCAGATAAAATTTGTGATCAAATTTCGGATGCCATTTTAGATGCCATTTTAGCAGAAGACCCAAATGCACGTGTAGCGTGTGAAACAACTGTAACAACAGGCTTAGTATTAGTAGCAGGAGAAATTACTACTTCTACTTATGTAGATATTAAAGGCATTGTCCGCGATACTGTCGCTGAAATTGGCTATACACGTGGGAAATATGGTTTTGATGCTGAAAACCTAGCTGTACTAGTGGCGATTGGTGAGCAGTCACCTGATATAGCGCTAGGTGTTGACCAAGCATTAGAAGCACGTGAAGGTTCTATGACAGATGCAGATATCGAAGCGATTGGAGCGGGTGACCAAGGGCTAATGTTTGGGTACGCTTGTAACGAAACGCCTGAACTTATGCCGTTACCAATTAGTTTAGCACATAAATTGTCTCGTCGTTTAACAGAAGTACGTAAATCAGGTGAGTTAGCATATTTACGTCCTGATGGTAAAACACAAGTGACGATTGAATATGATGAAAATAATGTTCCGGTTCGTGTGGATACAATTGTTATTTCAACTCAGCATGATGAAGAAGCAACACTTGAACAAATTCAAGCAGATTTAAAAGAATCAGTAATTGCACCAGTTGTTCCGAGTGAATTACTAGATGCTAATACGAAATATTTCATCAACCCAACAGGCCGTTTCGTAATCGGTGGACCAAAAGGTGATGCAGGACTTACTGGTCGTAAAATCATCGTCGATACATACGGTGGTTATGCTCGTCATGGTGGTGGTGCATTTTCTGGTAAGGACGCTACAAAAGTGGACCGTTCAGCAGCATATGCAGCACGTTACGTAGCAAAAAACATCGTTGCAGCCGGCTTAGCAGAACGTGTTGAAGTACAGCTTGCCTATGCCATTGGTGTAGCACAGCCTGTATCCATCGCAGTAGACACGTTTGGGACAGGCAAAGTAAAAGAAAGCGACATCGTAGAATGGGTTCGTGAGCTATTCGATTTACGTCCAGCTGGTATCATTAAAATGCTTGATTTACGTCGCCCTATTTACAAACAAACTGCAGCCTATGGTCACTTTGGTCGTACAGACTTAAACGTCCCTTGGGAAAATACTGACAAGGCTGACGCATTAAAAGAGAAAGCTAGTCTATAA